A single Corvus hawaiiensis isolate bCorHaw1 chromosome 26, bCorHaw1.pri.cur, whole genome shotgun sequence DNA region contains:
- the PABPC1 gene encoding polyadenylate-binding protein 1, which yields MNPSAPSYPMASLYVGDLHPDVTEAMLYEKFSPAGPILSIRVCRDMITRRSLGYAYVNFQQPADAERALDTMNFDVIKGKPVRIMWSQRDPSLRKSGVGNIFIKNLDKSIDNKALYDTFSAFGNILSCKVVCDENGSKGYGFVHFETQEAAERAIEKMNGMLLNDRKVFVGRFKSRKEREAELGARAKEFTNVYIKNFGEDMDDERLKELFGKFGPALSVKVMTDESGKSKGFGFVSFERHEDAQKAVDEMNGKELNGKQIYVGRAQKKVERQTELKRKFEQMKQDRITRYQGVNLYVKNLDDGIDDERLRKEFSPFGTITSAKVMMEGGRSKGFGFVCFSSPEEATKAVTEMNGRIVATKPLYVALAQRKEERQAHLTNQYMQRMASVRAVPNPVINPYQPAPPSGYFMAAIPQTQNRAAYYPTNQLAQLARPSPRWTAQGARPHPFQNMPGAIRPAAPRPPFSTMRPASSQVPRVMSTQRVANTSTQTMGPRPAAAATAATPAVRTVPQYKYAAGVRNPQQHLNTQPQVAMQQPAVHVQGQEPLTASMLASAPPQEQKQMLGERLFPLIQNMHPTLAGKITGMLLEIDNSELLHMLESPESLRSKVDEAVAVLQAHQAKEAAQKAVNNPTGVPSV from the exons ATGAACCCCAGCGCCCCCAGCTACCCCATGGCCTCGCTCTACGTGGGGGACCTGCACCCCGACGTGACCGAGGCCATGCTCTACGAGAAGTTCAGCCCCGCCGGGCCCATCCTCTCCATCCGCGTCTGCAGGGACATGATCACCCGTCGCTCGCTCGGATACGCCTATGTCAACTTCCAGCAGCCCGCCGACG CTGAACGAGCTTTGGACACGATGAACTTTGATGTCATTAAAGGCAAACCAGTGCGCATCATGTGGTCTCAGCGCGATCCATCTCTACGCAAAAGCGGTGTAGGAAACATCTTCATCAAAAACTTGGACAAATCAATTGATAACAAAGCTTTGTATgacacattttctgcttttgggaACATCCTGTCTTGTAAG GTGGTGTGTGATGAAAATGGATCCAAGGGTTATGGATTTGTACATTTTGAGACACAAGAAGCTGCAGAAAGAGCAATTGAAAAAATGAATGGTATGCTGCTTAATGACCGCAAAGT ATTTGTTGGAAGGTTTAAATCCCGCAAGGAACGTGAGGCAGAGCTTGGAGCCAGAGCAAAAGAATTCACCAATGTTTACATCAAAAATTTTGGAGAAGACATGGATGATGAGAGACTTAAGGAACTCTTTGGCAAGTTTG gTCCTGCTCTAAGTGTGAAAGTTATGACTGATGAGAGTGGAAAATCTAAAGGCTTTGGCTTCGTTAGTTTTGAAAGACATGAAGATGCCCAAAAA gCTGTAGATGAGATGAATGGGAAGGAGCtcaatggaaaacaaatctACGTTGGCCGGGCTCAGAAAAAGGTGGAAAGACAGACGGAGCTGAAGCGCAAGTTTGAACAAATGAAGCAGGACAGGATCACCAGATACCAG GGTGTAAACCTTTATGTGAAAAATCTTGATGATGGGATTGATGATGAGCGTCTCCGAAAAGAGTTCTCCCCATTTGGTACAATCACTAGTGCAAAG GTGATGATGGAAGGTGGCCGCAGCAAAGGATTTGGATTTGTATGCTTTTCGTCACCAGAAGAAGCCACCAAAGCAGTCACGGAAATGAATGGTAGAATTGTGGCTACTAAACCATTATATGTAGCTCTAGCCCAGCGTAAAGAGGAGCGCCAAGCTCATCTCACCAACCAGTACATGCAGAGGATGGCAAGTGTAAGAGCAGTACCTAATCCTGTAATCAACCCCTACCAGCCAGCACCTCCTTCAGGATACTTCATGGCAGCTATTCCTCAG ACTCAGAACCGTGCTGCGTACTATCCTACTAATCAGCTTGCTCAACTTGCTAGACCTAGTCCTCGCTGGACTGCTCAGGGTGCCAGACCTCATC CATTCCAAAACATGCCTGGTGCTATCcgcccagcagcacccagaccACCGTTCAGTACCATGAGACCAGCTTCTTCCCAGGTTCCAAGAGTCATGTCAACGCAGCGTGTTG CTAATACATCAACACAAACAATGGGTCCAcgtcctgcagcagcagccactgcagccaCTCCTGCCGTGCGCACAGTACCACAGTACAAATACGCTGCGGGTGTTCGCAATCCTCAGCAGCATCTCAATACGCAGCCGCAGGTTGCTATGCAGCAG CCTGCTGTCCATGTGCAAGGTCAGGAACCTTTGACTGCTTCCATGTTGGCTTCTGCCCCTCCACAAGAACAAAAGCAGATGTTAG GTGAACGTCTATTCCCCCTTATTCAAAACATGCACCCTACTCTGGCGGGTAAGATCACTGGTATGTTGTTGGAGATTGACAACTCTGAACTCCTCCACATGCTCGAGTCTCCTGAGTCTCTTCGTTCGAAG GTTGATGAAGCTGTAGCCGTACTACAAGCCCACCAAGCTAAAGAGGCTGCTCAAAAGGCAGTTAATAATCCCACTGGGGTTCCAAGTGTTTAA